The following proteins are encoded in a genomic region of Gouania willdenowi chromosome 6, fGouWil2.1, whole genome shotgun sequence:
- the LOC114465639 gene encoding UPF0577 protein KIAA1324-like produces MPEPAWSCWLPRCLFLFLIILTISAVHSVLSDGDLRPCGKGDYYYQYTECDSTGARWRVAIPFRVETCSGLPAPSRGTDCSFSCPAGQFLEMSTQECTPCATGFYSLGSGLRFDQWDAIPAGFTSLSSFHDMRQNEEDVQACNSSSWTPQGVYLESNRDECTVSLVYVVHLETQGSVSFTYQYPSNIFFEFYVQNEQCQEMAQTEDQKWIKGTKNGEWGTHTVSLKSGTNILYWRTTAILVGGKMVKPVLIKNIQIEGVAYTSECFLCRPGWFSPSPGSSSCQPCPSNTYSVKGSSSCETCPEHHYSHEGWAECKERPPCSERDYFQIHTACDSEGKTQVLYRWVEPKICVENVTGTVSLPATGWREPCPPCNPGYYNSNDSTCLPCPPGTHSDGTSACAKCPAGTEPVQGYEYKWWNVLPSNMKTSCFNVGNSKCDDMNGWEVAGDHVGSGAGSSDNDYLILSLHVPGFRVPASLSGMTGGEFGRITFVFETICSADCELYFMMDMNRKSTTVVESWAGSKMKQSYSHSMSRNASVTYTWAFQRTNHALDVRRYVSDTVKLYSVSVTNVLDGVASACRACALVPHNSQQASTSCVPCPAGFYIDRDTNRCQECPPNTHLAGRHTYGQDACVACGPQSISNKEHSRCYSDCSFIHTEGNRTLTFDLGPLSDVTSLIVGPSFTTKGTKYLRMFNISLCGHEGRSAAVCTDNVTDVSGKNEQSDSVPFVNSVESFICQSTIIPSDGRGFRVAISSQSIGIADTFIGATVDSVLNGINAKPDLFPESSEEVPDINFFYRSSQPTASCDQGRSSVITVRCNPEKSGRGEVSVPSSCHEGTCDGCTFHFLWESSSACPRCMHHDYHQIEGACKAGVQETLFMWNEPKLCTRGVSLPSPSSAPCEVIALWVKVSVGGGAFMAVLLISLTCYFWKKNKRLEYKYSRLVMSANKECELPAADSCALNEGEEPDDDVVYTQKPSLLRKLRAIANKHEHGESSESVQLNSSQAERWVLG; encoded by the exons CCTTTTCCTGTCCCGCTGGGCAGTTCTTGGAGATGTCCACCCAGGAGTGCACGCCGTGCGCCACAGGCTTCTATTCGCTGGGCAGCGGTCTGCGTTTCGACCAATGGGATGCGATTCCCGCGGGGTTCACCAGCTTGTCCAGTTTCCACGACATGCGTCAGAATGAAGAGGACGTGCAGGCCTGTAACAG TTCCTCGTGGACACCACAGGGCGTTTATCTGGAGTCGAACCGCGACGAGTGCACGGTGTCGCTGGTTTACGTCGTTCATCTGGAGACACAGGGATCCGTGTCCTTCACCTACCAGTATCCTAGCAACATCTTCTTTGAGTTCTAT GTGCAGAACGAGCAGTGTCAGGAAATGGCTCAGACTGAGGATCAGAAGTGGATTAAAGGCACAAAGAACGGAGAGTGGGGGACACACACG GTGAGCCTGAAGTCCGGCACAAACATCCTGTACTGGAGAACCACTGCCATACTGGTTGGAGGAAAGATGGTGAAACCTGTGCTGATCAAGAACATCCAAATTGAAG GTGTGGCCTATACCTCGGAGTGTTTTCTATGCAGGCCCGGCTGGTTCAGCCCGAGCccaggctcctcctcctgccagCCATGCCCCAGTAATACGTACTCTGTGAAGGGCTCGTCCTCGTGTGAAACGTGCCCCGAGCATCACTACTCAC ATGAAGGATGGGCCGAGTGCAAAGAGCGACCGCCGTGTTCTGAGAGAGATTACTTCCAGATCCACACAGCCTGTGACAGCGAGGGCAAg ACTCAGGTGCTGTATCGGTGGGTGGAGCCAAAGATCTGCGTGGAGAATGTGACCGGAACAGTGAGCCTTCCTGCCACAGGGTGGAGGGAGCCGTGCCCCCCCTGTAACCCTGGTTACTACAACAGCAACGACTCCACCTGCCTGCCCTGCCCCCCTGGGACACACTCTGATGGCACCTCTG CGTGTGCTAAGTGTCCTGCAGGGACAGAGCCTGTGCAAGGTTATGAATACAAGTGGTGGAACGTGCTGCCGTCCAACATGAAGACGTCCTGTTTTAACGTGGGAAACTCAAAGTGTGACGACATGAATG GGTGGGAGGTGGCGGGCGACCACGTAGGCAGTGGAGCCGGTTCTTCTGATAACGACTACCTCATCCTCAGTCTGCACGTTCCCGGGTTCAG AGTCCCAGCGTCTCTCTCAGGGATGACGGGGGGCGAGTTTGGACGGATCACATTTGTGTTTGAGACCATCTGCTCTGCGGACTGTGAGCTCTACTTCATGATG GACATGAACAGGAAGAGCACCACGGTGGTGGAGTCCTGGGCAGGAAGCAAAATGAAGCAGTCATACTCTCACAGCATGAGCAGGAATGCCTCCGTTACCTACACGTGGGCCTTCCAGAGGACCAACCACGCTTTAGAT GTCCGTCGCTACGTCAGCGACACCGTAAAGCTCTACTCCGTCAGCGTCACCAACGTCTTGGACGGCGTGGCATCGGCATGCCGCGCCTGTGCTCTAGTTCCGCACAACTCCCAACAAGCCAGCACGTCCTGCGTGCCCTGCCCGGCTGGGTTTTACATCGACCGAGACACCAACCGGTGCCAGGAGTGCCCGCCTAACACACACTTGGCCGGACGACACACGTACGGCCAGGACGCCTGCGTCGCCTGTGGACCACAAAGCATCAGCAACAAG GAACACTCCCGCTGCTACAGCGACTGCTCCTTCATCCACACGGAAGGGAACCGCACGCTGACCTTCGACCTCGGCCCTCTGAGCGATGTGACCTCACTTATCGTCGGCCCCAGTTTCACCACAAAGGGGACGAAGTACCTGCGGATGTTCAACATCAGCCTGTGTGGACACGAG GGAAGGAGTGCGGCGGTCTGCACCGATAACGTCACCGACGTCTCAGGCAAAAACGAGCAGAGCGACTCGGTACCGTTCGTCAACTCGGTGGAAAGCTTCATCTGTCAGTCGACCATCATCCCTTCAGATGGGCGGGGCTTCAGGGTGGCCATTTCCTCCCAGTCCATTGGCATCGCTGACACTTTTATTG GAGCAACGGTGGATTCTGTCCTCAATGGAATCAACGCCAAACCAGATCTGTTCCCAGAGAGCTCAGAGGAGGTTCCCGACATCAACTTCTTCTACAG GTCGTCACAACCAACGGCGTCATGTGATCAGGGCCGCAGCTCCGTCATCACTGTTCGCTGTAATCCTGAGAAGTCTGGGCGGGGCGAGGTGTCGGTGCCCAG CTCGTGCCATGAAGGAACTTGCGATGGATGCACGTTTCACTTCCTGTGGGAGAGCTCCAGTGCGTGTCCACGCTGCATGCACCATGACTACCACCAGATAGAGGGTGCCTGCAAGGCTGGGGTTCAG GAAACGCTCTTCATGTGGAACGAGCCCAAGCTGTGCACCAGGGGCGTGTCCCTGCCTTCGCCGAGCTCTGCCCCCTGCGAGGTCATCGCTCtgtgggtcaaagtcagtgtcGGAGGCGGGGCTTTCATGGCCGTGCTGCTCATCTCGCTCACCTGTTACTTCTGGAAGAAGAACAAAAG GCTGGAGTATAAATACTCTCGTCTGGTGATGTCGGCCAATAAGGAGTGTGAGCTTCCGGCTGCCGACAGCTGCGCTCTGAACGAAGGGGAGGAGCCAGATGACGATGTGGTTTACACCCAGAAACCATCGCTGCTCAGGAAATTGCGCGCCATCGCCAACAAG CACGAGCACGGAGAGAGCAGTGAGTCTGTGCAGCTGAACTCGTCTCAGGCCGAGCGTTGGGTTCTGGGATGa